In the genome of Falsibacillus albus, one region contains:
- a CDS encoding CDGSH iron-sulfur domain-containing protein produces MSKVQIKVNDNGPYRVTGDVELIDAEGNVFETKQVFSLCRCGLSSKLPFCDASHKGKFDSCVRAAKVLDDKE; encoded by the coding sequence ATGTCAAAGGTGCAGATCAAAGTTAATGACAATGGGCCTTATCGTGTCACAGGAGATGTGGAGCTGATCGATGCGGAAGGCAATGTATTTGAAACAAAGCAAGTGTTTTCCCTCTGCCGCTGCGGGCTTTCCTCCAAGCTTCCATTCTGCGATGCAAGCCATAAAGGAAAATTCGATTCATGCGTGCGCGCCGCAAAAGTGCTTGACGACAAAGAGTAA